One region of Faecalibacter bovis genomic DNA includes:
- the xrtF gene encoding exosortase family protein XrtF: MKQYKPLIFFLIRFLGSYILMILIYNWYLNQYLPNGIPDPFTKFSSDLAANGFNFLGFETKSIHYGQENFMRLLVEGKYASIVNEGCNAISVLIIFVAFILAFYTTFKQTFLYIIGSLILLFVMNIFRIILLTYIYRFHTEYSKMSHDYLFPAIIYGSIIVLWIVWIKLFVIKKKTNAE, translated from the coding sequence ATGAAACAATACAAACCCTTAATATTTTTCTTAATTAGATTTTTAGGATCATATATTCTTATGATTTTAATCTATAATTGGTATTTGAATCAATATTTACCCAATGGAATTCCAGATCCTTTTACAAAATTTAGTTCAGATTTAGCTGCAAATGGATTTAATTTTTTAGGATTTGAAACAAAATCGATTCATTATGGACAAGAAAACTTTATGCGATTACTTGTAGAAGGAAAATATGCTTCGATTGTAAATGAAGGTTGTAATGCGATTTCAGTATTGATAATTTTTGTTGCTTTTATATTAGCATTTTACACAACATTTAAACAAACATTTTTATACATTATTGGAAGTTTGATCTTGCTTTTTGTAATGAATATTTTCAGAATAATTTTGTTAACTTACATTTACCGTTTTCATACAGAATATTCGAAAATGTCGCATGATTATCTATTTCCAGCTATTATTTATGGATCTATCATCGTTTTATGGATTGTGTGGATTAAATTATTTGTAATTAAAAAGAAAACTAATGCCGAATAA
- the rlmB gene encoding 23S rRNA (guanosine(2251)-2'-O)-methyltransferase RlmB: protein MKNEGGIFGLRPVIEAIEAGKTIDKIFIQKGLQGEIFSELRKLVTEYEIPVSYVPVEKLNRFTGKNHQGVYAFISPIEFDSIENVLPQVWEQGKTPFILILDRVSDVRNFGAIARTAECVGVDAIIIPAKGSASVNGDAIKTSTGALYNIPVCKEGNLVNVIKYLQASGISVFSASEKSAEYIYDADFSVPTAIVMGSEEDGVSDSILKISDKIVKLPMAGQTASLNVSVACGAMLYEAVRQRMIADLF, encoded by the coding sequence ATGAAAAACGAAGGAGGTATTTTTGGTCTTAGACCTGTAATTGAAGCGATTGAAGCGGGAAAAACAATCGATAAAATTTTTATTCAAAAAGGATTACAAGGTGAAATCTTCTCTGAATTGAGAAAATTAGTAACTGAGTATGAAATTCCTGTTAGTTATGTTCCAGTAGAAAAGTTAAATCGTTTTACGGGAAAAAACCACCAAGGAGTTTATGCGTTTATTTCACCAATCGAATTTGATTCGATTGAAAATGTATTACCTCAGGTTTGGGAACAAGGAAAAACTCCATTCATTTTAATTTTAGATCGTGTTAGTGACGTTCGTAACTTTGGTGCTATTGCTCGTACAGCAGAATGTGTTGGTGTAGATGCGATCATCATCCCAGCGAAAGGTTCAGCTTCAGTTAATGGAGATGCGATCAAAACTTCAACAGGAGCATTATATAATATTCCGGTTTGTAAAGAAGGTAATTTGGTTAATGTAATTAAATATTTACAAGCATCTGGAATTTCTGTATTTTCAGCTTCAGAAAAATCAGCAGAATATATTTATGATGCAGATTTTTCAGTTCCTACAGCAATCGTCATGGGAAGTGAGGAAGATGGTGTGTCAGATTCTATTTTAAAAATTTCAGATAAAATTGTAAAATTACCAATGGCAGGACAAACAGCTTCTTTAAATGTTTCTGTTGCTTGTGGTGCTATGTTATACGAGGCAGTACGTCAACGTATGATTGCAGATTTATTTTAA
- the gyrB gene encoding DNA topoisomerase (ATP-hydrolyzing) subunit B: MSNNTYTADNIQALEGMEHVRLRPSMYIGDVGVRGLHHLVYEVVDNSIDEALAGYCDTIKVTILEGNSIRVEDNGRGIPVDIHKKEGKSALEVVMTKIGAGGKFDKDTYKVSGGLHGVGVSCVNALSNHLSAEVFKNGKKYIQEYSKGKPLYDVKEVGVADHNGTTVTFTPDDTIFQEVRTYNYSTLANRLRELAFLNKGITITLTDEREKDEEGNPLTETFHSEEGLKEFVAFIDGNRESIMDKVIFMEGERDGIPVEVAMRYNTSYTENVHSYVNNINTHEGGTHLTGFRRALTRTLKKYAEENFNLAKEKVEIVGDDFREGLTAVVSVKVMEPQFEGQTKTKLGNSEVSPAVDKIVAEMLTNFLEENPNEAKLIVDKVILAAKARQAAKKAREMVQRKNPMGGSGLPGKLADCSSRNPEESELFLVEGDSAGGTAKQGRDRHFQAILPLRGKILNVEKAMAHKVLDNEEIKNIYTALGVTIGTEEDSKALNISKLRYHKIVIMTDADVDGSHISTLILTFFFRYMKELIENGHIYIATPPLYLVKKGAKAEYAWNDKEREELTQQFSADGKGVVIQRYKGLGEMNAEQLWDTTLNPEFRTLRQVTIDSATEADRVFSMLMGDDVPPRREFIEQNAHYAKIDV; encoded by the coding sequence ATGAGTAATAACACATATACGGCGGATAATATCCAAGCGTTAGAAGGTATGGAGCACGTACGTCTTCGTCCTTCAATGTATATTGGAGACGTCGGAGTTAGAGGTTTACATCACTTAGTTTATGAGGTTGTTGATAACTCTATTGACGAAGCGTTAGCAGGATACTGTGATACGATTAAGGTGACGATTTTAGAAGGTAATTCAATTCGTGTAGAAGATAACGGACGTGGTATCCCAGTTGATATTCATAAAAAAGAAGGAAAATCTGCTTTAGAAGTTGTAATGACTAAAATTGGAGCAGGTGGTAAATTCGATAAAGACACGTATAAAGTTTCTGGAGGTTTACACGGTGTTGGTGTTTCTTGTGTTAATGCACTATCAAATCACTTATCAGCGGAAGTTTTCAAAAACGGTAAAAAATACATTCAAGAATATTCAAAAGGAAAACCATTATATGATGTAAAAGAAGTAGGAGTTGCTGACCACAATGGTACAACAGTTACTTTTACACCAGATGATACAATTTTCCAAGAAGTAAGAACGTACAACTATTCTACGTTAGCCAATCGTTTACGCGAATTAGCTTTCTTAAACAAAGGAATTACAATTACGTTAACTGATGAGCGCGAAAAAGACGAAGAAGGTAATCCTTTGACTGAGACTTTCCACTCTGAAGAAGGGTTAAAAGAATTTGTCGCTTTCATTGATGGTAATCGTGAATCTATCATGGATAAAGTTATCTTCATGGAAGGTGAACGTGATGGAATTCCAGTAGAAGTTGCAATGCGTTATAACACTTCTTATACAGAAAACGTTCATTCGTACGTAAATAATATTAATACACACGAAGGTGGAACTCATTTAACAGGTTTCCGTCGTGCATTAACTCGTACGTTAAAAAAATACGCAGAAGAAAACTTTAACTTAGCAAAAGAAAAAGTTGAAATCGTTGGGGATGATTTCCGTGAAGGTTTAACAGCAGTTGTTTCAGTTAAAGTGATGGAACCTCAATTTGAAGGTCAAACGAAAACTAAATTAGGAAACTCTGAAGTTTCTCCAGCAGTTGATAAAATCGTTGCAGAAATGTTAACTAACTTCTTGGAAGAAAATCCTAATGAAGCGAAGTTAATTGTTGATAAAGTAATTTTAGCAGCAAAAGCTCGTCAAGCAGCGAAGAAAGCTCGTGAAATGGTACAACGTAAAAACCCAATGGGTGGAAGTGGTTTACCAGGTAAATTAGCTGACTGTTCTTCTCGTAATCCAGAAGAGTCTGAATTATTCCTTGTCGAGGGTGATTCTGCCGGAGGTACGGCAAAACAAGGTCGTGATCGTCATTTCCAAGCAATTTTACCTTTACGTGGTAAAATCTTGAACGTAGAAAAAGCGATGGCACATAAAGTTTTAGATAACGAAGAAATTAAAAATATCTATACTGCTTTAGGTGTTACGATTGGAACTGAAGAAGATTCTAAAGCTTTAAACATCTCAAAATTACGTTACCATAAAATTGTAATTATGACCGATGCCGATGTCGATGGTTCTCACATTTCGACATTAATTTTAACTTTCTTCTTCCGTTATATGAAAGAGTTAATTGAAAACGGACATATTTATATTGCTACACCTCCTTTATATTTAGTGAAGAAAGGTGCTAAAGCAGAATATGCATGGAACGATAAAGAACGTGAAGAATTAACGCAACAATTCTCTGCAGACGGTAAAGGTGTTGTTATTCAACGATACAAAGGTCTTGGGGAAATGAATGCTGAACAGTTATGGGATACAACTTTAAATCCTGAATTCCGTACTTTACGTCAAGTTACAATTGATAGTGCGACAGAAGCAGATCGAGTATTCTCTATGTTGATGGGTGATGATGTACCACCACGTCGTGAATTCATTGAACAAAATGCACATTACGCAAAAATTGATGTATAA
- a CDS encoding GAF domain-containing protein: MESLNKRIDVIFESQIGVNEKLQKICQLLSDEVEYYNWVGFYFKNGDKNELKLGPYVGAETDHTIIPYGKGICGQVAESNQTFVVPDVYAQDNYLACSIETKAEIVMPIFKNGENIGQIDIDSHTIDPFTDADTKLLEYICNKVSEII, translated from the coding sequence ATGGAAAGTTTAAATAAAAGAATTGATGTGATTTTCGAAAGCCAAATAGGAGTAAACGAAAAATTACAAAAAATTTGTCAATTATTATCTGATGAAGTTGAATATTATAATTGGGTTGGATTTTATTTTAAAAACGGAGATAAAAACGAATTAAAATTAGGGCCTTATGTTGGTGCTGAAACAGATCACACTATCATTCCTTATGGTAAAGGAATTTGTGGTCAAGTTGCTGAATCAAATCAAACTTTCGTTGTTCCTGATGTATATGCACAAGATAATTATTTAGCATGTTCTATCGAAACTAAGGCAGAAATTGTTATGCCAATTTTCAAAAATGGAGAAAATATTGGTCAAATTGATATCGATTCTCACACAATTGATCCATTTACTGATGCAGACACAAAATTGTTGGAGTATATTTGCAACAAAGTTTCTGAAATCATTTAA
- a CDS encoding exosortase F system-associated membrane protein, with protein MPNKFLRYAIAVILIFGLIAVRFFETKLFYDPLLEYFKNSKHSSLPQIDLMKLYTHVFFRFMINLFLTVLIIKMLFWKQSYVKFTIIVGIIGFVILLPIYAYMLKNNFNFGEMIFFYVRRFLIQPMFMIILIPCFYYQEIRNKKATLN; from the coding sequence ATGCCGAATAAATTTTTACGCTATGCTATTGCTGTAATTTTAATATTTGGATTAATCGCAGTAAGATTTTTCGAAACCAAATTATTCTACGATCCATTGTTAGAATATTTTAAAAATTCCAAACATTCATCCTTACCACAAATTGATTTAATGAAATTATATACGCATGTATTTTTTCGTTTTATGATCAATTTATTCCTGACTGTTTTAATTATTAAAATGCTTTTTTGGAAGCAGAGTTACGTTAAGTTCACAATAATTGTAGGAATTATTGGATTCGTAATCCTGTTACCAATCTACGCCTATATGCTAAAAAATAATTTTAATTTCGGCGAAATGATTTTCTTCTACGTCAGAAGATTTTTAATACAACCAATGTTTATGATTATTTTAATTCCATGTTTTTATTACCAAGAAATACGAAATAAAAAAGCGACTCTAAATTGA
- the rsmG gene encoding 16S rRNA (guanine(527)-N(7))-methyltransferase RsmG, giving the protein MDLILKYFPDLTEKQIEQFNKVGDLYKHWNEQINVVSRKDIEEIYTNHILHSLAIAKVMKFEDGSDVLDVGTGGGLPGIPLAILFPNVNFHLVDSIGKKIKVVQGVADGLGLTNVKAEQKRAEELHNHYDFVISRAVTAMPRFAEWIRGKFKKDSLNPLPNGLLYLKGGDLSEELKDFPNAELHNISDFFEEDFFETKKVVYLHKKDI; this is encoded by the coding sequence ATGGATTTAATTTTAAAATATTTTCCTGATTTAACTGAAAAACAAATCGAACAATTTAATAAAGTTGGCGATTTATATAAACATTGGAACGAGCAAATTAACGTCGTTTCAAGAAAAGATATCGAAGAGATTTATACCAATCATATTTTACATTCTTTAGCGATTGCTAAAGTGATGAAATTTGAAGATGGTTCTGATGTCTTAGATGTTGGTACAGGTGGTGGTTTACCTGGTATTCCGTTGGCAATTTTATTCCCGAATGTTAATTTTCATTTAGTCGACTCTATCGGTAAAAAAATTAAAGTTGTACAAGGTGTTGCAGACGGTTTAGGTTTAACAAATGTAAAAGCTGAACAAAAACGCGCTGAAGAATTACACAATCATTACGATTTCGTGATTTCTCGTGCAGTTACAGCAATGCCACGCTTTGCAGAATGGATTAGAGGAAAATTTAAAAAAGATTCTTTAAATCCACTTCCGAATGGTTTATTATACCTAAAAGGTGGTGATTTATCGGAAGAGTTAAAAGATTTCCCAAATGCAGAATTACACAATATTTCTGACTTTTTTGAAGAGGATTTCTTCGAAACGAAAAAAGTAGTTTATCTACATAAAAAAGATATATAA